The following proteins are encoded in a genomic region of Cryptomeria japonica chromosome 11, Sugi_1.0, whole genome shotgun sequence:
- the LOC131061775 gene encoding cytochrome P450 86B1, with translation MDYLHSAVTESLRLYPPVPIESTVSAEDDVLPDGTPVEKGAQVFYSIYSSGRLESVWGEDCVEFKPERWMKNGRFVRQSDSKFVVFNGGPRRCTGMEFAYWQMKWAAASVLIHYSIKIVDKHPVIPKYGLSLFLKYGLLVTVHQREIVDGESSK, from the coding sequence ATGGATTACCTGCATTCAGCAGTGACGGAGTCTCTCCGCCTGTACCCACCTGTTCCCATTGAGTCCACGGTTTCCGCAGAAGACGATGTTCTGCCCGACGGCACGCCCGTGGAGAAGGGCGCGCAGGTTTTTTACTCGATTTACTCTTCCGGCAGGTTGGAGAGCGTTTGGGGCGAGGATTGCGTGGAGTTCAAGCCGGAAAGGTGGATGAAGAATGGTAGGTTTGTGAGGCAATCGGATTCCAAGTTTGTAGTCTTCAACGGAGGACCTCGGCGCTGCACTGGCATGGAATTTGCGTACTGGCAGATGAAGTGGGCTGCGGCTTCAGTTCTTATTCATTATTCCATAAAGATTGTTGATAAGCATCCCGTAATTCCTAAGTACGGACTCTCGCTTTTCCTGAAGTATGGTTTGCTCGTAACAGTTCACCAAAGAGAAATAGTAGATGGTGAGAGCAGCAAATAA
- the LOC131061764 gene encoding cytochrome P450 86B1-like yields the protein MAIIAEVIGNGITVFTLWFVGTTSIIVFCIYSLKPRVRPSFRGAPVWPLVGVLPSLLFHFGHLYDWFTHLVIINGGTFRLPGPWKFRVFTADPANIEYLLKTRYHNFGKGEIFKETFRDMFGESIVVQDGEPFKRLNISIGKALASPAFRDSAAAALPAVMQQKLVPVFTHACENSTIIDLQDVFHRLAFYNVCRFGAGVELGCLSPGLPKVPFLEAFEEALQSLMLRLLMPPFCWKILRFFNVLFERRLLKARETIYGFVLHQVHSRWRANGQDVTQGSDIGSAFIRFERESGRFYSDKGVHELFVSLILAGKDTITPGLTWFFWLVANNPRVEAQILAELREIVKQRKSLHDQDPFSFSFEEVKSMAYLHATVTESLRLYPPIPLELTASLEDDVLPDGTPMKKGEQILYSIYSSGRLGSVWGEDYLEFKPERWMKNGRFVRESDFKFLAFNAGARRCTGREFGYWQMKWAAASILVRYQVKIVDEHPVVPKYGLSLYMKYGLLATIHQREKDEVIENEKGKG from the coding sequence ATGGCGATTATAGCAGAAGTTATAGGGAATGGGATTACAGTTTTTACACTCTGGTTTGTAGGAACAACAAGCATCATAGTCTTTTGCATTTACAGTTTGAAGCCTCGGGTGCGACCGAGTTTTAGAGGGGCGCCAGTGTGGCCGCTGGTGGGTGTGCTTCCTTCCTTGCTTTTCCATTTCGGGCACCTCTACGACTGGTTTACTCATCTCGTCATCATAAACGGCGGAACGTTCAGGCTCCCGGGCCCTTGGAAATTCCGGGTATTCACGGCCGACCCAGCAAACATAGAATACCTGCTGAAAACCAGGTACCACAATTTCGGTAAAGGGGAGATTTTCAAGGAAACGTTTCGCGACATGTTCGGCGAATCAATTGTGGTGCAAGACGGGGAGCCTTTCAAGCGCCTCAATATATCGATCGGTAAGGCTCTCGCCTCGCCGGCCTTCCGCGACAGTGCGGCCGCCGCCCTGCCGGCCGTGATGCAGCAAAAACTTGTTCCTGTCTTCACCCACGCCTGTGAAAATTCCACCATTATCGACCTGCAAGACGTGTTCCACCGGCTTGCTTTTTACAATGTGTGTCGCTTCGGCGCAGGTGTGGAACTTGGTTGCCTGAGCCCGGGTCTGCCCAAAGTTCCCTTCTTGGAGGCCTTCGAGGAGGCCTTGCAGTCGCTTATGCTTCGCCTCCTCATGCCGCCCTTTTGTTGGAAAATCTTGAGGTTCTTTAACGTTTTGTTTGAGCGCCGGCTTCTCAAGGCCAGAGAAACTATCTACGGCTTTGTTCTTCATCAAGTTCATTCTCGCTGGCGCGCTAACGGCCAGGACGTGACTCAAGGATCCGACATCGGGTCGGCCTTCATTCGGTTCGAGCGGGAAAGCGGGCGGTTCTATTCCGATAAGGGAGTGCACGAGTTATTTGTGAGCCTCATTTTGGCCGGCAAGGATACGATCACACCGGGGCTCACATGGTTCTTCTGGTTGGTTGCAAACAACCCCCGTGTTGAAGCCCAGATTTTGGCAGAGCTCCGAGAGATCGTGAAGCAGAGGAAAAGTCTGCACGATCAGGACCCTTTTTCTTTTAGCTTTGAAGAAGTTAAGAGCATGGCTTACCTGCACGCAACAGTGACGGAATCTCTCCGCCTGTACCCGCCTATTCCACTTGAGCTCACGGCTTCTCTTGAGGACGACGTTCTGCCCGATGGGACGCCTATGAAGAAGGGTGAGCAGATTTTGTACTCGATTTACTCTTCCGGTAGGTTGGGGAGCGTTTGGGGTGAGGATTACCTGGAATTCAAGCCGGAAAGGTGGATGAAGAACGGTCGATTTGTGAGGGAATCGGATTTCAAGTTTTTAGCGTTCAACGCAGGAGCCCGGCGCTGCACGGGTAGAGAATTTGGGTACTGGCAGATGAAGTGGGCTGCGGCTTCCATTCTTGTTCGTTACCAGGTAAAGATTGTTGATGAGCATCCCGTGGTTCCTAAATACGGACTCTCACTTTATATGAAGTACGGTTTGCTCGcaacaattcaccaaagagagaaagATGAAGTTATTGAAAACGAAAAGGGCAAGGGCTAA